A window of the Candidatus Omnitrophota bacterium genome harbors these coding sequences:
- the rpsB gene encoding 30S ribosomal protein S2 has translation MMEINAKKLLEAGSHFGHRKNKWNPKMKKYIYTVRNSIHIINIEDTIKLLQDALDFVQKTVADGGTILFVGTKKQAQAAIEEEAQRCGMPYVSHRWWGGLFTNLPQINDSIAKYKELEENIETYARHKKMYAKMMRKLEKMHRDLKGLRNFYELPAAVFIVDPHMEDIAVHEARLLNIPIIALLDTDCNPDLIDYPIPANDDAIRSVKLITALMADAVLEGKGVPVASDDADLAAKKEAAPETGAENTEPGAAKLDDATALEI, from the coding sequence ATCATGGAAATAAATGCAAAGAAGCTTCTCGAAGCGGGATCTCACTTCGGTCACAGAAAAAACAAGTGGAACCCCAAGATGAAAAAATATATTTACACGGTGCGCAACAGCATCCACATAATAAACATAGAAGACACCATCAAATTATTGCAGGATGCTCTTGATTTTGTGCAGAAAACCGTCGCGGACGGCGGCACAATACTTTTTGTCGGCACGAAGAAACAGGCACAGGCGGCTATTGAGGAAGAGGCCCAGAGATGCGGAATGCCTTATGTCTCCCACAGATGGTGGGGCGGCCTTTTTACCAATCTGCCGCAGATAAACGACAGTATCGCCAAATACAAAGAGCTTGAAGAAAATATAGAGACCTACGCCCGTCACAAAAAAATGTACGCGAAGATGATGCGCAAACTTGAAAAAATGCACCGGGACCTGAAGGGCCTGAGGAATTTTTACGAACTTCCAGCGGCCGTTTTCATCGTGGATCCGCACATGGAAGACATCGCCGTCCATGAAGCCAGATTGCTGAACATACCCATCATCGCGCTCCTGGACACAGACTGTAATCCCGATCTGATAGATTACCCTATCCCTGCAAATGACGACGCCATAAGAAGCGTTAAGCTCATAACGGCCCTGATGGCGGACGCCGTGCTCGAGGGAAAGGGCGTACCTGTGGCATCCGACGACGCTGACCTCGCGGCGAAAAAAGAAGCTGCCCCTGAAACAGGCGCTGAAAACACTGAACCCGGTGCGGCGAAGCTCGACGACGCAACAGCGCTGGAGATTTAA
- the tsf gene encoding elongation factor Ts (EF-Ts; functions during elongation stage of protein translation; forms a dimer; associates with EF-Tu-GDP complex and promotes exchange of GDP to GTP resulting in regeneration of the active form of EF-Tu) produces the protein MEITTDLIMTLRKRTNAGIMDCKNALKEADCDIDRAGKILREKGILKMQARQDRLSDEGSIYSYIHPGGKVGVMVEIASETDFVAKSDDFTNLLKETALQIAGMKPSYIQKEDVSETVLEEEKKLLLKDLDLSKKPPEMAEKIVEGKLSKFYESACLLEQPYFRDEKVKFKNYFNGAAASFGEAVKITRFTRYEIGQ, from the coding sequence ATGGAAATAACAACAGATTTGATAATGACACTGCGGAAACGCACAAACGCCGGTATTATGGACTGTAAAAACGCTCTCAAGGAAGCCGACTGTGATATAGACCGGGCCGGCAAAATACTCAGAGAAAAAGGCATACTTAAAATGCAGGCGCGCCAGGACAGGCTCAGTGATGAAGGGAGTATCTATTCTTACATCCATCCCGGCGGCAAAGTCGGCGTGATGGTGGAGATAGCGTCCGAGACCGATTTCGTCGCCAAAAGCGATGACTTCACAAATCTGCTGAAAGAAACCGCGCTCCAGATCGCCGGAATGAAACCCTCATACATACAGAAAGAAGACGTGTCGGAGACCGTTCTTGAAGAGGAAAAGAAACTCCTCCTTAAGGATCTCGACCTCTCAAAAAAACCGCCGGAAATGGCGGAAAAAATCGTGGAAGGCAAGCTCTCCAAATTCTATGAAAGCGCCTGTCTGCTTGAACAGCCCTATTTCCGGGACGAAAAAGTAAAATTCAAGAATTACTTCAATGGCGCCGCCGCTTCTTTCGGCGAAGCCGTAAAAATAACCCGCTTTACCCGATACGAAATCGGACAGTGA
- a CDS encoding 16S rRNA (uracil(1498)-N(3))-methyltransferase — protein MTQFYVPSIDGGLPGDVAHHIVNVRRFKTGDIISIFDGRGHSAKARIEKISKNPARAEISVLEKFTHAAPEKEIRLFIALIKPPAFKTAIQKCTELGVTRISPLRTARSARQTVNREQMEKIILNACGQCGRQYAPSLDEVEDFLIGIKEYSQDGSRGFILLEGREPLKIRENTQNIAIFAGPEGGFTDGEIESAEKAGLAPVSVGDNTLRSETAVIAALARAGG, from the coding sequence ATGACACAGTTTTATGTTCCTTCCATAGACGGGGGATTACCGGGCGATGTTGCCCATCACATTGTCAATGTGCGGAGATTCAAAACAGGGGATATCATAAGCATATTTGACGGCAGGGGCCATTCCGCGAAAGCGCGTATAGAGAAAATCTCCAAAAATCCCGCGCGCGCGGAAATAAGCGTGCTGGAAAAATTCACCCACGCCGCTCCGGAAAAAGAAATACGCCTGTTTATCGCGCTGATAAAACCGCCGGCCTTTAAAACCGCCATACAGAAATGCACGGAACTCGGAGTGACCAGGATAAGCCCGCTGCGAACCGCGCGCTCCGCCAGACAGACGGTAAATCGCGAACAAATGGAAAAGATTATCCTAAACGCCTGCGGGCAATGCGGAAGACAGTATGCTCCCTCACTTGACGAAGTCGAAGATTTTTTGATAGGTATTAAGGAATATTCGCAGGATGGCTCTCGCGGTTTTATACTTTTAGAGGGCCGCGAGCCTTTGAAAATCCGTGAAAACACGCAAAATATAGCAATTTTCGCGGGACCCGAGGGCGGGTTTACAGATGGTGAAATAGAGTCCGCTGAAAAAGCGGGACTCGCGCCGGTTTCCGTGGGGGACAACACTCTCCGCAGCGAAACCGCGGTTATTGCCGCTTTGGCGAGAGCAGGAGGATAA
- a CDS encoding ribosome recycling factor → MLEFQKDAEKIVENLKEELGKIRTSRASEGILDTVTVPYYGQESPVKNCAAINIPNAKTIEIHPWDVKMTQVIATAILKANIGFTPQVTGNIVRLSMPPMTGERREQVSKIVGSICEEHKVSIRNLRRKKLSELNAQESEKAISKDQLRSSEKDLQKCVDNIIRTLGEIRSKKEKEIMSE, encoded by the coding sequence ATGCTTGAATTCCAGAAAGACGCTGAAAAAATCGTAGAAAATCTGAAAGAAGAACTCGGCAAGATAAGGACCTCCCGGGCCTCGGAAGGGATACTGGACACCGTAACGGTGCCGTATTACGGGCAGGAATCGCCCGTCAAAAACTGCGCCGCCATCAACATACCCAATGCCAAAACCATAGAGATCCATCCCTGGGATGTCAAGATGACCCAGGTGATAGCCACCGCTATTTTAAAAGCAAACATAGGTTTCACCCCCCAGGTGACAGGCAACATCGTGCGGCTCTCCATGCCCCCGATGACAGGCGAAAGGCGCGAGCAGGTCTCAAAAATAGTGGGCAGCATCTGCGAAGAACACAAAGTGAGCATCAGAAATCTCCGGCGGAAAAAATTGAGCGAGCTCAACGCTCAGGAGTCTGAGAAAGCGATCTCAAAAGACCAGCTGCGCTCTTCGGAAAAAGATCTGCAGAAATGTGTCGACAATATCATACGAACGCTTGGCGAAATACGCTCAAAAAAAGAAAAAGAAATAATGAGCGAATGA
- the rpmI gene encoding 50S ribosomal protein L35, which yields MKKKTHRGAAKRFRVTASGKVKRAHASKSHLNGGKRRKELRHLKKKDYVDSTQAKLIRSVI from the coding sequence ATTAAGAAGAAAACCCACAGGGGAGCCGCTAAAAGATTCAGGGTCACCGCCAGCGGCAAAGTGAAGAGAGCCCACGCCTCAAAAAGCCATCTTAACGGCGGAAAGCGGCGAAAAGAGCTCAGGCATCTGAAGAAAAAAGATTATGTGGACAGTACACAGGCAAAACTGATCCGTTCAGTTATATAA